From a single Peromyscus maniculatus bairdii isolate BWxNUB_F1_BW_parent chromosome 4, HU_Pman_BW_mat_3.1, whole genome shotgun sequence genomic region:
- the Spint4 gene encoding kunitz-type protease inhibitor 4: MVFQTPWLGTQVLTVLLTTLILDTPVPCPGPREIKFKYGFNFSEKGRLRLQDITFQRSRSPSAVRNTMEAQGMRLALRLLTFSLLMQMISSDLHFKGLRKQLCESGHLGAICNHPVKKGTCNLAVFRYYFNKITSLCEPFVFSGCGGNRNNFKSKYLCEFYCVFKQKD, encoded by the exons ATGGTCTTTCAAACTCCATGGCTGGGTACCCAAGTACTTACTGTCCTGCTCACTACACTGATTCTGGATACACCAGTGCCCTGTCCAGGCCCTAGGGAAATTAAATTCAAATATGGGTTCAACTTCTCAGAGAAGGGGAGGCTCCGCCTCCAGGACATAACATTTCAGCGTAGCCGGTCTCCATCCGCCGTCAGGAACACCATGGAAGCCCAAGGGATGCGCCTTGCCCTGCGGCTCCTCACATTTTCCCTGCTCATGCAGATGATTTCTAGTGATTTACATTTTAAAGGACTCAGAAAACAACTGTGTGAAAGTGGGCATCTTGGAG CAATATGCAACCACCCTGTCAAGAAGGGAACCTGTAACTTGGCTGTGTTCAGATACTACTTCAACAAGATAACATCCTTATGTGAGCCTTTCGTCTTCTCTGGCTGTGGGGGCAACAGGAACAACTTTAAAAGTAAATACCTCTGCGAGTTCTACTGCGTTTTTAAACAG aaGGACTAA